The region CGAATATCATTGCTAAACTTATGAGCGCTTGCTGCAATTCCTGCAAGTACATTCAAAACTCTGGTATCCACTTTTCTTGAATAAGTCTGACCGGATACAGCAAAACACTCCTCAAAGCCCATCTTTTTCGCAATCAAGGCATCTAATTTCTTTATCTTCTCATGATCACCATCAAATAATTCTAAAAAGCTTGCTTGAGTCCCTGTAGTTCCTTTGGAACCAAGTAATTTCATACAAGATAGTGCATGCTCAAGATCTTCCAAATCAAGAGCCAACTCTTGTAGCCATAGAGTTGCTCTTTTTCCTACGGTCGTTGGTTGTGCTGGTTGGAAATGGGTAAAAGCAAGTGTTGGAAGATCACGATATTTCATAGCAAATTTTGAAAGTTCTTCCATGACACAAATCAACTTCTTCTTAACAAGTTTTAAGCCTTCTGTCATTACAATAATATCGGTATTATCACCAACATAGCAAGAAGTTGCACCAAGGTGAATTATCCCTTTTGCATTGGGACATTGAACGCCATATGCATACACATGTGACATTACATCATGGCGAACCAAACGTTCTCTTTCTTTCGCCACTTCATAATTAATATCATCCTGATGTGCTTTTAACTCTTCTACCTGTTCACTTGTCACTGGTAGCCCAAGCTCATGTTCAGCCTCTGCTAAGGCAATCCAAAGTTTTCTCCAAGTACGAAATTTCATATCTGGTGAAAAGGTATATTGCATTTCCTTACTTGCATAACGTTCTGACAACGGACTTACATAGTTATCTTGACTCATTGTAACCCAACCTTTCCTATCACTTGTTTTCATCATTATTTTTCTATCAATATTCTTTAATCATTACTCTTCTTTCATTATCAGTAAAAAACATTTACAATTCATATTCTCCACGAATATCTTCCGTCGGAGGTTCAATTGGATAATGCCCCGAAAAGCAAGCATCACAATATCCCAAATCCCCATCAATTAATTCACTAAGACGATTTACTGATAAATATCCTAAAGAATCCGCATCGATAATTTTACAAATCTGTTCTACCGTATTATTATGCGCAATTAATTGATCGTCCGATGGCACATCGGTACCAAAATAACATGGATATAAAAACGGAGGAGAGCTGATTCTAACATGAACCTCTGTTGCCCCTGCTGCCTTTAACATTCCGACAATTCGAGCGCAAGTAGTGCCACGTACCATTGAATCATCGATCATAACAACTCTTTTGCCTTTCACTGCTTCTGTGAGTACATTTAGTTTAATTCGTACACTAGACTCACGAATTGCTTGCTTTGGTTTAATGAAGGTTCGTCCAACATAACTATTCTTCACAAATGCCATGCCATACGGTAT is a window of Lachnoclostridium phytofermentans ISDg DNA encoding:
- the purB gene encoding adenylosuccinate lyase, whose translation is MSQDNYVSPLSERYASKEMQYTFSPDMKFRTWRKLWIALAEAEHELGLPVTSEQVEELKAHQDDINYEVAKERERLVRHDVMSHVYAYGVQCPNAKGIIHLGATSCYVGDNTDIIVMTEGLKLVKKKLICVMEELSKFAMKYRDLPTLAFTHFQPAQPTTVGKRATLWLQELALDLEDLEHALSCMKLLGSKGTTGTQASFLELFDGDHEKIKKLDALIAKKMGFEECFAVSGQTYSRKVDTRVLNVLAGIAASAHKFSNDIRLLQHLKEIEEPFEKNQIGSSAMAYKRNPMRSERIASLARYVMVDALNPAITSATQWFERTLDDSANKRLSVPEAFLAIDSILDLYMNVVDGLVVYPKVIEKRLMSELPFMATENIMMDAVKAGGDRQELHERIRTLSMEAGRNVKELGLENNLLELIAADPAFNMTLEDLKKVMEPSRYTGRAKEQTEEFIESVIRPILEENNELLGFKAEINV